A region of the Styela clava chromosome 1, kaStyClav1.hap1.2, whole genome shotgun sequence genome:
CTCTATTTGGGGGTTAGATATTTATCCATAACATAACTGAATCTGCATTTTGTAGCAACAGAATTATATATCTACCCGTGGTATCTACCTCGGTATGAGTAATTGTAACATCAATTTTATTGGAAAATAGTATGGCTACACCATTACATTTACTTGCAAAAGTACTCCAGACCCCTTCACCCCCCATTCTTTATTCCACtgattattttcattaatgttaCTGCAGTGTGTTTTGTGCATAAACACCACAgctgcttttattttattcagatatgaaaaaacacattttcttttaatttcttttctTACCCCATTCACATTATATGTGACAAAGTTTAAGTATTGAAGACCTTGCATACTTAACTgacctaaaaaaaataaaaaaaacagagaAAATTATAACAATTTGCAGAGTAATTAGCTATTATTCTCAATAATCCCCTCCAACAAACTCGCTATCTCCAAGTCCATTCCTGCTTCATGTTTTTGTAACTTTGCTTCTTGTCCTTCATCTGTGACATCTGAATCCCGACCATGCTTTTTACGCGATGTATTTTCCatcacattttttaaattaaccAAGACACGACATGCACTCAATGGTGTTAAATGTGTGCCATCAGGTTCAAATAATTTAGACCAATCCTTATCCTCTTCAAAACACCCTGGTggtggaacatatattgtgttATCTGCCCAAGatgattcaatttttattgcCTTGTTGATTATAGTGGGACCCCCATCTGGTCCACTTATTCCTTTTTTTGGTACGATTCCCATTGAATACACACACCGTGTCAGCATATTGAGCTACTGTCTGTATCAATTTTTTTGCTTGATACCCAGCATCACCTTCTTTTCCTATATTGTTTGTTCCTAAATATGTAATCAccgtttcatacttttttttcttttgttctaACCACTTTGTTCCTTCTTTCATTTGTTCTCCTGATATCACAATTGTTTGAACTTTCGGATCTTGTATCAAGTTCTTCATTCAGTCCACTTGTGAATCCCCTATAAATAATGAGTTGTTTGATGTATGTTTTGATCTGTAGTTTCTTCATATTGTCTCTCTACTCGTGAAGATGTCCCTGCTTCCAAATTATCAAATTGTGTACCTGATTGAGAAGGTGCATTCTccttatatattttgatttttcgtTCGATCTCACTTATGACCTGTTCATGCAGTATTAAACCTTTTTTTGCTTTATATAGCATTTTGCAGTCTTTTTCTAAATGTGGCCTTGCTTTGGGGTCTTTACAATATGAACATATTCTTCTTTTTTCACAATCGGTGGCCAGGTGGCCTTTATTTCTGCATATATAACATAAAGATTCACTCACTGATTTTTGAATTAATTCGTCCATTGGTTGATCTTTATACCACACAATcaaattccatttaaaattCCTATGTATTTTAGGTAGCGTGATATATCTAGGAATGTGTTTATATATCTCAATTTTTACTAATCTTCGTCCAGTACCGGAGTTGTTTGAATCATTTTCTTTGGTAACTGAAGTGACTTTACCaaattctttcaaaatttctttAATAATATCATTTTCCACGGGGTGGAAAACATACATAAACCTACCGGAACGGACCTTTAGGTGTCTTGCAAATGTCATTTCATATACTTCcatgcaatttttatattaaatcggCAAACTTGGGAAGGGAGGAGGGGGTGGCAGTGGTAAAATGAATATGTGccatttataattaatattcgAACTATTAGCATCAGAAATTTAAAGCAGATCATTTACGATTTTTGTAATTGTACTCCTAGTTTTTATATCTTCTCCATCAACGTGCCAAGGATAGAATACCAAGCCAGTTCGACGATTTTATCGGTATGTACAACTTTTGCTAGCTCAGATAACTTGTATTTTATATAAGTATTAATATGTTCATTGGAGTTTACTACGAATGAGGAAATGGTGTCcatattttaaaagtaaatCAATATCTGAAAACTTTCCTGATTCAACTAATATAATATGCTCTCGTCATTTGAAGAATAATATCGAGGAATATATGAAGAATAAAGTGGGGCTGAATGTGAGCGAAAGAAAACGCATTAATGAGACCATCTTTGGACGTACAGGCATAATAACAACTGAAAATGAAGAATCATTTGTAAAATAGACTTCGGATCTACTACACAATACAGAAAACCCGTCATTGAGGAATTATTTGGTAAGACGGGTTTTACCGCTGATAAAGAAGGGTATTTTTTGcgtaacaaaaaacaaacagctTAGCACACACTGGACTATCAGCAACACGGAAAGTATGAACCACGTACTCAAGCACATGATTGATTGGAAATCTACAAACATAGATATTCTCATAAAGCGGCTGATTGCTCACACAAAAGCTTAATATAAAGATGTGGAGCGTGCGCTTATTGGAGTAGGCAATTACCGTCTGGCAACTGAGTTCAATCATTTTTTCATTGCcccaaacaaatattttgggAAATCGAAAGAAGAAAAATTAagtttactaaaaatatttcttaccTTCTCTTCAATTAATCAACGAAAATCGTTGCTGTCATCGAATGGAATGTTAATGATCGGAGTAAATTCATCTGGTGGCAAAAAACCGTATCAAAGAAAACGACCTCGATCCGAAAAAACCCGAACTGTAAAGAAACTCAAGACAAGAAACAAAAACTAAGTTGAATTTTACGTATTACTCgtgttttgtttattcttaacaATCTGCAGCTAGATCAATAGCATATTAGTAAATTTTGAAGGAGTCAGATTAGAGCATTAGAGTTGGATGTATATAGGTAAACAAGagaacgatgctcaaatatatggacacgaagcaATATGCAATCTATCACGGTAGATACAGTGCCGGAACGGCAGTCTTACGGGTGACACGAACGCGAACTAAAATAACAGCATTATCTCTAATAATGACAGGTTTAGGTGGATAGTTACAATACCTGCACAAAAATGTTTgtggaaacaatttttatttatttcaatctgaatCTATGACTACGTTATCTTATATACAGGGAAAATTAAAGGCTAATAACATGTAAGAAAGTTTTGCTTATcgatttttatcattaattcatattgataagagaTGATTCAGgaattcattgctcaatttaCATCCGCTAAGTGGCGCaaaatgaaattgttattttctaTCATTCTATCCCCCCAAATTTCTCCATTTTACTTGGGAAATTGCTTGGAGGGCCTTAAAATGTCCTTCGCAAGATATCTACAAGTCCGTTCCGGTAGGTTTATGTAGGTTTTCCACTCCGTTCCGTCAATTTAGGGTCCGTTCCGGTAATTAAAGAAAATTAGTTTGTCAAGTTTGccgatttattataaaaattgcatGGAAGTATATGAAATGACATTTGCAAGACTTCTGAAGGTCCGTTCCGGTAGGTTTATGTATGTTTTCCACCCCGTTCCGGTAATTTAGCGTCCGTTCTGGTAATTAAAGGAACCCCTTCAATTGTATCATCTTCAATATCAACTACTTTAGCTATTCTTTGCATTCCTTCAAACTCATATTTGAGCCCATTTTCAACCAAATTTTGTACATGTTTTTGGTCTTTCAATCTGACATACCACTCTTTGCACGAAAAATAATTCTAGAACACATTTTTCCTGACACATTTCTTCTATCCATTCTTTGACATGGTGTCTGTTCATTTTGTTGTCCCCCCATGCATTTCTTTCAAACGAAATGAATAcggtttgaaattctttttgttCATTATTggttgtttttttttcatctgtcTCTTTCCCCCCTTCCGGGGAATCGGCCAATCTGATTACGATATTCGTTTACTTAATCAATAGCGAATCGTTTACTTAATAAACAGCACTTACGGTACTCCCTTAATCAAACCGCAATTTCACTCTTCTATGTAGCCCCTTCTTCGCTCCGCTCACCGCATATACGCAAATGCGGCAATGTGCTGCTGCAACAGCAAAGCTGCCTCTGAAAATGGAAACAACATCAATGGAGGCATTAGTTCGATGCCAGTGACTCCGCCACGAGAACACATCGCGAGCTTAACCCTTTCGGCTCTTCGAACATGACAAGTATTGTCTTCTGCTTTGATTATGAATTGAGAGAGAGAGAAGAGTTTATTTCTACAAAGATTGTGAACATCAACAAATATGCAACAATATCGTGACATTGTATAACATCTTTCTCATTTTCCCCTTTaccgattttttttaatcttgaCTTCCTCTCTTATGCGCCTGTTAGCGGGAATTAATTtatgttaggataggatttaaatatttatctcgggaaaatcgataagacggctcaatcatatggcgaaccacggcccaTGGTTCGGTTACCACTCCATGTCGGGGATGGGATCAGATGGGATgttgtatttttaaataagcGAATAGATAGTAGGGTACTTCTTTCCCCCATCTGCTTCTGTAACCCTGCTCAATTATTAATACAATTGCACGTTGAAATACCATACGCATTTACAATGTTTCGCTATTTGCAGAGCCAATAACTCATAAGTTCTGCATTTAGatctaaatattatattgattaTTGTTTCTCTTTCTATTGGTTTCGCGGTCTAGGGATAGGGGTCATATTGTCATTATCaccaaacaaaatttcatttttctaattttgtttcaaatccgTGTgcctattaaatatattgttaaattatattttagtgCATCGATGTAGATTAGGAAATTTGACAATTGTTTTCAATGAGTCGTGTCgtctaaatatttgaaaatagtaACTAAAAAGGaggaatatttaataaattattattcaatacaCTTAAAGTGATGTTTTCCAATTCATTTAAACCCAAGTAGTTGTTGTAATTATATACAACTTCAATTGTGACTGTTTCAAAATGGGAAAGTTCCCGATAAAAGATTTCTTGTTTTTAGATATCGCATTACATTATCAACACAGTTGCGCTCCTATATTAACAATGTATCGCTAATTGTACGCACAGTCTTAGTGTTACGAGTCAAAACAAGACACCTGGGTGAAGATGTTTATTGTCGCCAAACTACGCATACCATCGGATCGTGTTCcctattattattaaagttaAACCTATTATGCTTTCCTACTTTGGAGCATTCAGTTCCACCAGGATAAATATCAGGTTGTGAGACGGACATAGTCTCCTAACACCTAGATGTCGCTTTCATTTTGCTCTATGTGTGTAAATTTAGATGAGAGCATGCGAGAGCATCTTTTAACCTTTAAATTTAGGAAGCTTAGATAACTGAGAAACTGATATAATTAATTACGCGGAAGAATGCGAAGTTTGGTTGTGCTCtaatttttgttgaataaaaactttaataacattataaatacataataaaagttTGGGCAACTACGGGCAGATATCCAACATACGGTATACATTGGATAACAAGCTCTCCATATTTCGgaaaaatgaaacaacaaatcTGCGATACGTTcgtattcaaaataattttaatttcaaataagcTCTTGAACAAATAGTGCTATCTGAACCATATGATCTTAAACTAACTATATCAAAAATAGTTATCAAATGATTGACTATTCCTTGTTTATTAAAGTTGAAAATCTTGGATAAGtcttaattaatatatattatgtcTGAAGAACCAAGAGGTGCTCAAGCTTCCGGTGGAAGTGAACCTTCTGTAagtttctatatatatatattatttatttctcgCCCATAAGTTGGGTCCACCTTATTTCACATAAAGTACCGTTTACCTGGCCTTGTTTGTATTTTGGCCCTTCAATTCTGCATGAatttaaatgattttaaaaagGGTGAAGATAAATCtaacacttttttttttatctaggtAGGAGTGACTGATAGTATTCAAGAATTTAAGGATCAACTTAAAGAGGAACTTCGTGTGAGTGAGAcatatatgttttatatatacagtagcagtggcggcgcgtggtcattttgacaaccggggcaagctactgcgggaccaagtcaccccaatctacggggacaggatgagcgctgtaagttctcccatcattttatgagtataaaaaccattccatcggtaacaaccaatcggcaaaagcgacaatttttaacgataagaaagtgtctttaaaaccggtccaagtcaagggattaataaatatagacacttttttttttgaaacctctttcaaaaggaaaggcaatatttatccagataaatacaatgacatattaacagaaacttcgggaaagcagacaaaacctaaaataaggtttaaaacgttactatgaagaaaggaaagctaatgcaaagataaggacatgcgtcgctcactcatagatatatatgctgctagacttctactgcttgaacatatatgcaacacgccgcggtttcttggaagcaaaatgcttaataacgcgctgattaaagtcatgcatcccagaaataacgtctctgtgaatggataaaacagccaaggaatttaatctatcttgcttcattgtgtttctgagatacgttttaatacgcttcagcgtgctgaatgtttgctctgcgtcggcggaagaaataggcgtcgtcaaaatgatgtccagtaattttgcagacgccgcaaaggtagttactagagtgttatctatgaggaacccatagagcgcgcaagttgatgtgatgttcaaaaaagtttgattggtgtatatacatcgcaattcattttccaatttacccacgtttatcatggggtaaaatttggagacagtagccaacaaatggatgggaaattgacgggcaaattttgaaaaatttttggggttcatcaaagagaacgcggcaaggtgttcagtgcgcagatgatcgcctatttgattcaccagaatgtcacagcattcctttgcagacaaaatcaaacgctgcgttgtttgcccgcggcgtaaagaagcactccatgtgtcgtcgtattttattgtttcccgaatacgagatacagcatcgcagaagtctgaaatacacgactgcacagacgctccatccattagccttgactgcaatgcgccgtataatacatccacgttgatagaatattgtggagaaaaaagcgagaaaaaatgaaaactcaccatcttctagcagacgctttagacctgccgcctccctcacagagcgttcgtcccaaaccggagagatctgaatgccattgaaacactcaatgagctcagacctaacgtgattggaagttccaacgtgttggtgcacaagctgggagacggcggctacatatctggcgaaagaggtcagagcgcttcggcgaaacggaaaaaaatgaagaaaaccccgaaacatttgcaaaacatATAcagacgagaggggtatcaagacacatatttttaataacgaggttaaattggtgtgcataacaatgtaaaaaatgcgcatgaggaaaatcttcttctatataaacttgaacaccatgtttcgacccactcatgactgccgcgccgtcataagtttgagctatcaattttgacttcgcgttgtaaggctgtaacacttctttcagtacagccgatatcccgcaagccctGCGATCAAcaattggtacaaagctgtgacaTCTCTCGGTAgatttaccatctttcacaaaccgaaaaatcacagccagttgggaaacgcacgtgatgtcagttggctcgtcagactgaatcgaaaggaactggcaattctcaatttccagagccaaatgttgtaaataaattttatacattgagtcgagcaaatcattttggatatccttagatgtcccttccgaaacagttgcggcatcaagatgatctctcaatactgtatctagggatgcggtgtattccaccatatccaaaaatacccctctattagaagagccagcccgttcatcgtgcccacggagggacagctcgtgacaaccaatgaacttcaaaacatctatcaatcgaccgagaacatggcggtttttctcgacgttttggttgtgccgacgaatagaaaccgcgcgtccttcatccaactgtgctgcaatattaacatttccgaatgttcggtattttactgcattgtccagatgctccatagaagattgatgatccctggcacgctcggaaagatgtttgagatctctaaaaccaaatttacaccaacgtgagtcacgggcggtagcaaaaagtaggcaataaaaacaaaaaagtgcatttttgtcctcgctgtaacacaaccattcgtgttttttataccaagtttctgcgcagaatgtacgccgacgctttcctccgtcatgggattgttccagcggcagctgcgaaaacggagtgcgaagtagtgcatcaaccttatttattatgaggtctaaggctaagaaatgcaaagccggaaagaagtgaggagctcaaaaggaatgtggaaaatcgaaagcaaatggactaaaggtctctaactgattcaaatagcgaaacaagcgacaaaaacgaaggcgaggaaactatcaactcttcaagcaaccaacgaacgagaaggaatgcgtgaatatgtcaacacgttcttgtaagaaacgtcggcattgtgtcgtcataatttcggggctagccccgatcggccccgatgattcaggaaaagaaacagaaaacaaacgagacaaacgcggcgagtggaagataaaagagagagtacgatatacaatgagcaaccggggcaaaatcggcgtcgccccgtcgacgttcggcgatggctttgcgagcgaaaaatgaaccatgtcgggagaatatggctagtgtagacattctgtgcaaccgatattgaggtatttttcgaatattttttattataccgaaaaaacaaccggggcattgccccggttggccctattgacgcgccgccactgtacAGTAGTATCTGTTAAATTTATGCTTTTGGAATTTCTCTTTGATAAACTGATTTTTATATACTTTTGTCGTATAATGCCACTTAACTCTACCAACTCGATCGTTCAGTTTTGTTAGGGAATACAAATTTCTAACTCATATAAAACCCACTAACCCAGTATGCAAGCGAAACTTATATGAAAGAAGGGTCGAACTAAATGTGGTTTATGTAACGTATGTTTAATTATAGCTTCTTCCACAAACTGAAACTTCAAGACATAAGACATGAGTTTAACAACTAATTATCAAAAGCTTTTGTTTTTCAAGGCTGATATGAGAAGGGAAGTTAGCAAAGTTCGGGAAGAATGTGAGGTAAATATATACgtatcattttaaaaatcaaataaacatttttttactgttttactgAACTATCGACCTCTCATGTCGTTCATCTCTACCAACTCGACGTTCGAGTTTTGtttgatacatatatataaattttggtGCTACTTTAGCGCGACGTCTACCATACTTTAGCGTGAAATCTCCCAGTCGTTACCCGTTAGTTATCGTGAGGTCTACCGCTGTAATTATTCCTCACCAGGCAGAGCTCAGGGAGACTGCATGTGCACATGGGTAGACTTCCTATCCCCTGTAGACATCACGATAACGTAGCACCAAGCTTTTCCCACAAATTTAAACATGGAGTAATGAGTTTAACGACTAATTACCAAAGGCTTTTGTTTTGAGGCTGATATGAGGAGGGAAGTTAGCAAAATTCGAGAAGAAAGTGAggtaaatatatacaaatcattttaaaaatcaaataaacatttattactgtttttaaaacctatcaaaataataaactaaGCCCAAGGACAAGCCCAAGACTATTAATTAGTAATGTTTACAAAATGCTCATTGTTTTTTGGCTTTAATTACGCTAACTATTAATAATCTTCTAATATGGAATAGACAGCTCGCGCCCCAAATTTCGACACAATCATTGGGTCTATAGGAGTATATATTATACACATGTCATTTTTGAAAGTATTTTCAAGGCAATGTCCGATGTCATACCTGATGAACGATTGGAGAAAACCAAGTTATTCTGTTAAGCAAGCCTGGTTAGGGAAAACTGCCTCTTATCCACGTGTAGTGAATTCTAAGTAACAGaaagtgttttatttttcaaggcTAAAATGGAAGATCTCTTGGTAAAGATAGAAGATAAAATGAGAGAAATACAGGAGGAATCCGAGGTCATGATGTAGTTTCAATTATTtcgtaaaaaaaattacatgcTGCTTTAAAGTTAACATTGTAACAAATAGATAGAGGTGAAAGAATGCCATCATAGCTGCCCTCGCCATGCGATGTCATTGTGAAGGAATAAAACTAAGAGTTTCACAAGTATaaagtttattaaatttaatcaaatactGCTATTATGATGTTATTGAAGTTCCCATGATTCTAATTGACAGaaagtgttttattttttaaggcTAGAATAGAAGAACTTCTAGAAcagaataaagaaaaaattaaagaaatacaGACGGAACATGAGGTCAtgatcaattttcaaatattttgtagaaataaTTACAATAATTAAAAGAGATAAAAGAATGTCCTCATGGCTGCCTTCACCATGTGATTTCATTGCGAACATATAAAACTAAGCGTTTTCAGAAGTATGGACTTTTCCGAGGTCAATCAAATATTGCTATTATGATTCCTATTCTTGCTTTAGAAGCAAACGCATATCCTCATCTTCCTATTCTGCTGTGAAtcgattttaaaaattaaaacgtTTTCATTCAGCTTGAGCTGGAAGCAATCCGTGATGGCCTGGAAAGTGGTTTCAGGGACAGGGAAGATCTGAAAAAGGAGTTCGAGGAATTAGGAAGCAAGGATCTGCTCAAGGCAGACTTGTTCGCTAAACTTAAGAAGTGGATGAACGAGATTCCGGTAACTACCACTACTTTTTATCATCAGCAAGAAATAGTTATCGCctaaatgcaaaaattattaattaatgtcTGGGTGAGATTATTATTTCTGTATCCACTCTAGTTGTTCCTAATTTTTCttattgtaaaataattttcacaCTTTCAATTCACAACCTACAGGAAAACATGATGATTATTTGTGAGAAACTGAAAACCTTGTTGAAAAAGGCTGGAGTGAAAATGGAAGATATGGCTAAAGCAATAAAGCTAAGATGGGAAGATTTCTGTAGAGAAGATTTAGTGAGTTGAATTTCAAGTATTTCATCTTTTTTGTCATAAATATCCACCTTTGTCGataaatacttgttttactATGTCAGAAGAcctaattgatatattttattaaatatttggaTGTGCCAGTTCGATGTTTTGTGATGTCAGTTCATCCATTTCAAGGTTCGATTGAATTCTTAGCATAAACAGAAAATTAGAAGTCCTCTTTCATtctcaattttaaattaaactacGATAATTAAAATACAGCATTTTGTGTTGCAGGATCGAGTCTTGTTTTTGATATTCATGATCATATGTAGTATTGGTAAGGAACTTCTATGGCTTTTGTCATTCCTGTTTGAATATATTGATTCTGGGAAACTGACTGTCATAATCGCCTTTGCCAGTAGATTACTAAAGGGAAAGAAGACAGACTACCTGAATAAAGGATtattaaaaattctgaaaataaattaaaaacttggTACTGCAAACGATCACTAATGTATGTTAAGTATTAATTGTCTTCACTGTAATTCATTTTCTAGCTTTTTATATTAATGATAAATTAAGACATTATAGAGACTCTTGAACGCACTGTGATAGGTTTTATAAGCCCTAATAAATACACAAGTGACTCTATATATGTCAGTATTTGCTAGAAACTTTTTTATCGATACAATCAATCTGCTTTTAACACTGGCAAATTATGCTTTTgagatttgaataaaat
Encoded here:
- the LOC144428182 gene encoding uncharacterized protein LOC144428182 translates to MSEEPRGAQASGGSEPSVGVTDSIQEFKDQLKEELRADMRREVSKVREECEADMRREVSKIREESEAKMEDLLVKIEDKMREIQEESEARIEELLEQNKEKIKEIQTEHELELEAIRDGLESGFRDREDLKKEFEELGSKDLLKADLFAKLKKWMNEIPENMMIICEKLKTLLKKAGVKMEDMAKAIKLRWEDFCREDLDRVLFLIFMIICSIGKELLWLLSFLFEYIDSGKLTVIIAFASRLLKGKKTDYLNKGLLKILKIN